In a single window of the Cucurbita pepo subsp. pepo cultivar mu-cu-16 chromosome LG18, ASM280686v2, whole genome shotgun sequence genome:
- the LOC111779969 gene encoding probable histone H2AXb: MSSTKGGRGKPQATKSVTRSHKAGLQFPVGRIARFLKAGKYAERVGAGAPVYLSAVLEYLAAEVLELAGNAARDNKKNRIVPRHIQLAVRNDEELSKLLGSVTIANGGVLPNIHQTLLPKKVGKDKGDIGSASQEF, encoded by the exons ATGAGTTCCACCAAGGGCGGTAGAGGAAAGCCGCAAGCCACCAAATCCGTTACACGATCGCATAAAGCCGGCCTCCAGTTCCCCGTCGGTAGAATCGCAAGGTTTCTCAAGGCCGGAAAGTACGCCGAGCGTGTCGGCGCTGGCGCTCCAGTATATTTGTCGGCCGTTCTCGAGTATCTTGCCGCCGAG GTTTTGGAGCTTGCTGGAAATGCTGCTAGAGACAACAAGAAGAATCGTATTGTGCCGAGGCACATCCAACTTGCTGTGAGGAACGATGAGGAGTTGAGTAAGCTTTTAGGATCTGTAACCATTGCTAATGGAGGTGTTTTGCCCAATATTCACCAAACTCTTTTGCCTAAAAAGGTCGGCAAAGATAAGGGTGATATCGGTTCTGCATCACAGGAATTTTAG